From one Basilea psittacipulmonis DSM 24701 genomic stretch:
- a CDS encoding DUF3579 domain-containing protein encodes MQYFIINGLTKEGKKFRPSDWAQRLAGVLSCFTPDPTVVGRQIAYSEYVTPNVIDGISCVVIENKLRDVSPLAWKFIVDFAESNSLQTYETDVKPD; translated from the coding sequence TTGCAATATTTCATTATTAATGGATTAACAAAAGAAGGTAAAAAGTTTAGACCTAGTGACTGGGCACAACGTTTAGCAGGTGTGTTGTCTTGTTTTACCCCAGACCCGACCGTGGTAGGCAGACAAATCGCGTATTCGGAATATGTCACACCTAATGTCATTGATGGGATAAGTTGTGTGGTGATTGAAAATAAACTTAGAGATGTCTCTCCTTTGGCATGGAAGTTTATTGTGGATTTTGCTGAGTCTAATTCTCTTCAAACCTATGAAACAGATGTAAAACCAGATTAA
- the modB gene encoding molybdate ABC transporter permease subunit has translation MLDSSVWTALALSFKVATWATLISALLAIVLAYFFTRRDFWGKEILDAILTLPMVLPPTVLGYYLLVLLGQKGIIGAWLKSNFDLTLVFTWQGAVVASVLITFPLIFKPARSAFETISPIYEQAAKTLGLSALAIFFRVCLPLAWRTILTGVLLGFSRSLGEFGATLMIAGSIPGRTETLSLAVYQAVQNGQDDLANQLVGLMVLVCVIVLCLIKYLSRQKGMRC, from the coding sequence ATGTTAGATAGTAGTGTTTGGACCGCCTTAGCGTTATCGTTTAAAGTAGCAACGTGGGCAACGTTGATCAGTGCCTTATTGGCTATTGTATTGGCTTATTTCTTTACGCGACGCGATTTTTGGGGCAAAGAAATATTAGATGCCATATTGACGTTGCCAATGGTGTTGCCTCCTACCGTGTTAGGGTACTATCTGTTAGTCTTATTAGGTCAAAAAGGGATAATAGGTGCATGGTTAAAATCAAACTTTGATCTCACCCTAGTTTTTACATGGCAGGGAGCTGTCGTGGCTTCTGTGCTGATTACCTTTCCTTTGATTTTTAAACCAGCTCGATCTGCATTTGAAACGATCTCGCCTATTTATGAGCAAGCGGCTAAAACATTAGGATTGTCTGCATTGGCTATTTTTTTCAGAGTGTGTTTACCGTTGGCGTGGCGGACTATCTTAACAGGTGTGTTATTGGGTTTTTCTCGATCTTTGGGAGAATTCGGTGCAACATTAATGATTGCAGGTAGTATTCCAGGGCGTACGGAAACCTTGTCTTTGGCCGTTTATCAAGCTGTCCAAAATGGGCAAGATGACTTGGCCAATCAGCTGGTAGGCTTGATGGTACTGGTGTGTGTGATAGTGTTGTGTTTGATTAAATATTTAAGTCGTCAAAAGGGTATGAGATGCTAG
- the argF gene encoding ornithine carbamoyltransferase, translating to MQNEPTPLNIRHFLRLDDFSKEEILYVLDRAKYIKQKFKNFEPHMPMHDRTLAMIFEKASTRTRVSFEAGFYQMGGYVINLTSGDSQLGRSEPIEDTARVITRMVDLVMIRTFGQDRLEAFAKHSRVPVINGLTNEFHPCQILADILTFVENRGSIENKIVTWIGDENNMSYTWIQAAELLNFKVHFCAPENYQLKPERIAGVSPDHLKIFKDPYEACAGADLVTTDVWTSMGYEAENQERHKAFANFCVNQDMMNRAKPDALFMHCLPAHRGEEVTAEVIDGPQSVVWSEAENRMHVQKALMEFLLFGKQ from the coding sequence ATGCAAAACGAACCAACACCTTTGAACATCAGACACTTTTTAAGATTAGATGATTTCAGTAAGGAGGAGATTTTATACGTATTGGATCGCGCAAAATACATTAAACAAAAATTTAAAAATTTTGAACCTCATATGCCGATGCACGATCGCACTTTGGCCATGATTTTTGAAAAAGCCAGCACACGAACTCGCGTCTCTTTTGAGGCTGGTTTCTACCAAATGGGCGGTTATGTGATTAACCTAACTTCTGGTGATTCACAGCTAGGACGTTCCGAGCCGATTGAAGATACCGCTCGCGTGATTACACGTATGGTTGACTTAGTCATGATTCGTACTTTTGGGCAAGATCGTTTAGAAGCATTTGCTAAGCATTCACGTGTACCTGTCATCAATGGTTTAACGAATGAATTTCACCCTTGTCAGATTCTGGCCGATATTTTAACGTTTGTAGAAAATCGCGGTTCGATTGAAAACAAGATTGTGACTTGGATTGGCGACGAAAACAATATGTCTTACACTTGGATTCAAGCGGCTGAATTATTAAATTTCAAAGTACATTTCTGTGCTCCTGAAAATTACCAGCTAAAGCCTGAACGTATTGCAGGGGTCAGCCCAGACCATCTAAAAATCTTTAAAGACCCCTACGAAGCATGTGCTGGTGCTGATCTAGTCACCACCGATGTGTGGACCAGTATGGGTTATGAAGCAGAAAATCAAGAGCGCCACAAAGCCTTTGCGAATTTCTGCGTGAATCAAGATATGATGAATCGTGCCAAACCAGACGCACTATTTATGCACTGTTTGCCTGCCCATCGTGGTGAGGAAGTCACCGCAGAAGTGATTGATGGTCCCCAAAGCGTGGTATGGAGCGAAGCTGAAAACCGCATGCATGTCCAAAAAGCATTGATGGAGTTTTTATTATTCGGAAAACAATAA
- a CDS encoding sulfate/molybdate ABC transporter ATP-binding protein, which translates to MLVFDFDLDLSFQNGFHVHYAYQSSSVSLGILGPSGAGKTLLFRMIAGIQKPDSGYFRVNGQTLVDTEKNIDLSPQARKVGLMFQHYALFPHLTVIQNIAFSLKKGLFNPSKHIKNEAVDYWLEKLKITDIAYHYPHQISGGQAQRVALARTCITEPSLLLLDEPFSALDADLKNDMRSLIKDVRQELDIPLLLISHDRADTDFLTQDCFFIIDERRDI; encoded by the coding sequence ATGCTAGTGTTTGATTTTGATTTAGACTTATCTTTTCAAAACGGATTTCATGTTCATTACGCTTATCAATCATCCAGCGTTAGTTTAGGTATTTTAGGTCCCTCGGGAGCAGGTAAAACCTTATTATTTCGGATGATAGCAGGGATCCAAAAACCTGATTCTGGTTATTTTCGAGTAAATGGGCAGACTCTTGTGGATACCGAAAAAAATATTGATTTATCTCCTCAGGCACGAAAGGTCGGGCTAATGTTTCAACATTATGCTTTATTTCCTCATTTAACCGTGATTCAAAATATCGCTTTTTCTTTGAAAAAAGGCCTATTTAACCCCTCAAAACATATTAAAAACGAGGCGGTGGATTATTGGCTGGAAAAGCTGAAAATAACAGATATTGCTTACCATTATCCGCATCAAATATCAGGCGGACAAGCACAACGGGTGGCGTTGGCACGCACGTGTATCACTGAGCCATCCTTGCTTTTACTGGATGAGCCGTTTTCTGCACTGGATGCTGATTTAAAAAATGATATGAGATCTTTGATCAAAGATGTCCGCCAAGAGCTAGATATTCCCTTGTTGTTAATTAGTCATGATCGAGCAGACACTGATTTTTTAACACAGGATTGTTTTTTTATTATTGACGAAAGGCGAGATATTTAG
- a CDS encoding cory-CC-star protein, which yields MKSKWQLFCEGLNEFYYAPYRRTLLKANRDEEDFFMLMLFAESLGMPNPVAFYTLELQPFFLEAFHEWHQRMGMEKSPFDHFGCC from the coding sequence ATGAAATCAAAATGGCAATTATTCTGTGAGGGCTTAAACGAGTTTTACTATGCACCTTATCGTCGTACGCTTTTAAAAGCAAATCGAGATGAAGAAGATTTTTTTATGTTAATGCTCTTTGCTGAAAGTCTAGGAATGCCTAATCCTGTGGCATTTTATACGCTAGAACTTCAGCCTTTTTTTCTGGAAGCCTTTCACGAGTGGCATCAACGTATGGGGATGGAAAAATCGCCTTTTGATCATTTTGGGTGTTGTTAA
- the alaS gene encoding alanine--tRNA ligase encodes MKLAEIRQKYLDFFNSKGHAVVPSSSLVPNNDPTLMFTNSGMVQFKDVFAGREKRDYKRATTAQRCVRAGGKHNDLENVGYTARHHTFFEMLGNFSFGDYFKRDAIHWAWELLTNVYQLPAEKLWVTVYAEDDEAFDIWNKEVGVPADRIVRIGDNKGKRYASDNFWMMGDTGPCGPCTEIFYDHGPDVWGGPPGSPEEDGDRYIEIWNLVFTQFEMHEDGSLTPLPKPCVDTGMGLERIAAVLQHVHSNYEIDLFQNLIKAASRETGCTDLSNNSLKVIADHIRACSFLIVDGVIPGNEGRGYVLRRIIRRALRHGHKLGQTKPFFHRLVEDLVAEMGEAYPELTRSKDRVVQVLKQEEERFGETLEKGMKILEAALVQLKSGQTLDGQTIFTLYDTYGFPFDLTADICREQGFGVDQAGFDKAMAKQREMARANSKFKATQKLNYEGDLTQFEGYEETKTESQILAIYVDGTLVKEAVEGAEAVVVLDKTPFYAESGGQVGDTGLLKGYGSEFAVSDTQKIQPDVFGHYGVVTLGKISVGDKMTAAINIEERLSSMRNHSATHLMHKALRLVLGDHVQQKGSLVDAEKTRFDFSHDSAMTAEQIREVERIVNHEILMNVDTHVRHMAYDEAIEEGVTALFGEKYGDQVRVLDIGFSKELCGGTHVKRTGDIGVFKIVSESGIASGVRRVEAVTGAGALAWIAGLQDTIEDVAGSLKCKSAEIVSKAKSTQEQIKSLEKECATLKDKLSAVASKQILSQVQKLAGTPVLVAQVSDIDPKSLRNMIPDLVAQVGGVVVLTLVADGKVNVAAGVDSSLHSKLKAGEVVNHVCGQLGGKGGGKPEAAMGAGSDVAALPAVLEALPNWLEEKLNHA; translated from the coding sequence ATGAAATTAGCTGAAATCAGACAAAAATATTTAGATTTTTTTAATTCAAAAGGTCATGCTGTTGTGCCAAGTTCGTCTTTGGTACCGAATAATGACCCGACTTTAATGTTTACCAACTCAGGTATGGTGCAGTTTAAAGATGTGTTTGCAGGTCGCGAAAAACGCGATTATAAACGTGCAACGACTGCCCAGCGTTGTGTGCGTGCTGGAGGTAAACATAATGACCTCGAGAATGTAGGGTATACCGCTAGACACCATACATTCTTTGAAATGTTAGGTAACTTTAGTTTTGGTGATTATTTTAAGCGTGATGCCATTCATTGGGCATGGGAATTATTAACAAACGTTTACCAATTACCAGCTGAAAAACTTTGGGTGACCGTTTATGCGGAAGACGATGAGGCGTTTGATATTTGGAATAAGGAAGTAGGTGTTCCAGCCGATCGCATCGTTCGTATTGGCGACAACAAAGGTAAACGCTACGCTTCAGATAACTTCTGGATGATGGGCGATACAGGTCCTTGTGGCCCTTGTACAGAAATTTTTTATGATCATGGTCCTGATGTTTGGGGTGGCCCTCCCGGATCGCCTGAAGAAGATGGGGACCGTTATATCGAGATTTGGAACTTAGTATTTACACAGTTTGAAATGCACGAAGATGGTTCATTGACCCCTTTGCCAAAACCATGTGTGGATACGGGAATGGGCTTGGAACGTATTGCAGCCGTGCTACAACATGTTCATTCTAATTATGAGATTGATTTGTTCCAGAATTTGATCAAAGCGGCTTCTCGTGAAACAGGCTGTACAGATTTAAGCAACAACTCCTTAAAAGTCATTGCCGATCATATTCGTGCTTGTAGTTTCTTAATCGTGGACGGTGTCATTCCTGGAAATGAGGGTAGAGGCTATGTGTTAAGACGAATTATTCGCCGTGCTTTACGCCATGGCCACAAATTAGGCCAAACTAAACCATTTTTCCATCGTTTGGTAGAGGATTTGGTGGCAGAGATGGGTGAAGCCTATCCTGAATTAACACGCTCAAAAGACAGAGTGGTGCAGGTTTTGAAACAAGAAGAAGAACGCTTTGGTGAAACACTTGAAAAAGGTATGAAGATCCTTGAAGCGGCTTTGGTTCAGTTGAAATCTGGTCAGACATTAGATGGACAAACGATTTTCACGCTTTATGATACCTACGGTTTCCCATTTGATTTAACGGCGGATATTTGTCGTGAACAGGGCTTTGGGGTGGATCAAGCAGGTTTTGACAAAGCGATGGCAAAACAGCGTGAAATGGCACGTGCCAATAGCAAGTTTAAAGCCACTCAAAAACTAAATTATGAGGGTGACTTAACGCAGTTTGAAGGCTATGAAGAGACGAAAACAGAATCTCAAATTTTAGCTATTTATGTTGACGGCACTTTGGTGAAAGAAGCTGTAGAGGGTGCTGAAGCAGTCGTGGTTTTAGATAAAACGCCTTTTTATGCGGAATCAGGCGGACAGGTAGGCGATACGGGCTTATTAAAAGGTTATGGAAGTGAGTTCGCTGTGTCTGATACCCAAAAAATTCAACCTGATGTATTTGGGCATTATGGTGTGGTCACCCTTGGCAAAATTAGCGTAGGCGATAAGATGACCGCCGCGATCAATATCGAGGAACGTTTATCTAGCATGCGAAACCACTCGGCAACGCATTTGATGCACAAAGCATTGCGTTTGGTGTTAGGCGATCATGTTCAACAAAAAGGTTCTTTGGTAGATGCTGAGAAAACGCGTTTTGACTTCTCTCACGACAGTGCGATGACGGCCGAACAAATTCGTGAAGTAGAGAGAATCGTAAATCATGAGATCTTGATGAATGTGGATACACATGTACGTCATATGGCTTATGATGAGGCAATCGAAGAGGGCGTGACGGCGTTGTTTGGCGAAAAATACGGCGATCAGGTTCGTGTGTTGGATATCGGGTTCTCAAAGGAACTATGCGGTGGTACGCATGTTAAGAGAACAGGCGATATTGGTGTGTTTAAAATTGTGTCTGAAAGCGGTATTGCTTCAGGTGTCAGACGTGTAGAGGCTGTGACGGGTGCTGGGGCGTTGGCTTGGATTGCAGGTTTGCAAGATACGATAGAAGACGTGGCAGGTTCATTAAAATGTAAATCTGCAGAAATTGTGTCTAAAGCAAAATCAACTCAAGAGCAAATAAAATCGCTTGAAAAAGAATGTGCGACACTGAAAGATAAATTATCTGCGGTAGCCAGCAAACAGATTTTGTCACAAGTTCAAAAACTAGCGGGTACGCCTGTTTTGGTGGCACAGGTATCTGATATTGATCCTAAGTCACTGCGTAATATGATCCCTGATCTAGTGGCCCAAGTTGGTGGTGTGGTGGTGTTAACATTGGTAGCAGACGGCAAAGTAAACGTCGCTGCTGGGGTGGATTCGTCATTACACTCTAAACTAAAAGCCGGTGAAGTGGTCAATCATGTGTGTGGCCAGTTAGGCGGTAAAGGTGGTGGTAAACCTGAAGCTGCAATGGGAGCAGGTAGTGACGTAGCTGCCTTACCAGCTGTGTTAGAAGCATTACCCAACTGGTTAGAAGAGAAGTTAAATCATGCTTGA
- a CDS encoding thermonuclease family protein yields the protein MGKNNLFSILINLLKPLFQLVLRGKTARSIPTSTKIIILLLSIIVILLGWIINLYIQDDQPTVTSEPTRSATVQASKINCQYYLDKEFSVSIPNQLQTLYVQNVHDGDTITAIDPNDLNASKPKRIKIRLNHIDAPELKQNRGKDATQYLKKKINQKTIEFSQESTDRYGRQLGTIYFEDKNINLEMVRQGYAWVYQDYTPESKYPSYYQAQCEAKNESKGIWGDKSPIHPKDFRRNKR from the coding sequence ATGGGAAAAAATAATCTTTTTTCAATACTGATTAATCTGCTCAAACCATTATTTCAACTTGTGCTTAGGGGGAAAACGGCTCGCTCAATTCCCACTAGCACTAAAATCATTATTTTACTTTTGTCCATTATTGTTATTTTGTTAGGCTGGATCATTAATTTATATATCCAAGATGATCAGCCTACCGTAACCAGCGAACCCACCCGTTCCGCCACTGTGCAAGCGTCAAAAATTAATTGCCAGTATTACCTTGATAAGGAGTTTTCCGTCTCCATCCCCAACCAGCTACAAACACTTTATGTTCAGAATGTCCATGATGGCGATACGATTACAGCCATTGATCCCAATGATCTTAATGCTTCCAAACCCAAACGCATTAAGATTCGCTTAAATCACATCGATGCCCCCGAACTCAAACAAAATCGCGGTAAAGATGCCACACAATATCTAAAGAAAAAAATCAATCAAAAAACGATTGAATTTTCTCAAGAAAGCACCGATCGCTACGGCCGTCAATTGGGAACAATTTATTTTGAGGATAAAAATATAAATTTAGAAATGGTTCGTCAAGGCTATGCTTGGGTTTATCAAGATTACACGCCTGAAAGCAAGTATCCAAGCTATTATCAAGCTCAATGTGAAGCAAAAAATGAGTCAAAAGGTATATGGGGTGACAAAAGCCCTATTCATCCTAAAGATTTTCGTCGTAATAAACGCTAA
- a CDS encoding sulfurtransferase TusA family protein has translation MLEADVEIDTSGLTCPLPILRMKKALNQLESGQVVKVFTTDPHAEGDFQDFCRQTQNILLSQEQTPTGMFHYIKRR, from the coding sequence ATGCTTGAGGCTGACGTTGAAATTGATACCAGCGGATTAACCTGTCCACTGCCTATTTTGCGTATGAAAAAAGCATTAAATCAGTTAGAGAGTGGTCAAGTGGTAAAAGTTTTTACCACCGACCCTCACGCTGAGGGTGATTTTCAAGACTTCTGCCGACAAACTCAAAACATACTGTTGTCTCAAGAACAGACACCCACAGGTATGTTCCACTATATCAAAAGACGTTAA
- the modA gene encoding molybdate ABC transporter substrate-binding protein produces MMKRLLFLFLALCSQLAGAATLTVSAASSLSNAMTQVAKRYEQEHPSVTIDLNFAASGVLYQQIRHGAPVDVWISADQKTMDMAQEEGLIQTESRQNLLGNELVLITAIDSGLNVKDLSDLNEKKIQYIALGDPQSVPVGRYAKLALEHAGLFDVLKDKYILTKNVRQSLDYVARSEVNVGFVYATDASIRKNKVKVLLTVDLADPVFYPVALTKTASDSQLAKDFLHYLFSEKAQAIFHEYGFSSIK; encoded by the coding sequence ATGATGAAAAGACTACTTTTTTTATTTTTAGCATTGTGCAGTCAACTGGCTGGTGCGGCCACCTTGACGGTTTCGGCAGCATCCAGTTTAAGTAATGCGATGACCCAAGTGGCAAAACGTTATGAACAAGAGCATCCATCGGTGACGATTGATCTAAATTTTGCCGCCTCTGGTGTGTTGTATCAACAAATTCGGCACGGAGCACCTGTGGATGTATGGATTAGTGCGGATCAAAAAACAATGGATATGGCACAAGAAGAGGGACTTATCCAAACAGAAAGTAGGCAGAATCTTTTGGGTAATGAATTGGTGTTAATCACGGCGATTGACAGTGGCCTTAATGTAAAAGATTTGTCAGATTTAAACGAAAAAAAGATTCAATATATTGCCCTAGGAGACCCTCAAAGCGTGCCAGTTGGGCGTTATGCAAAACTTGCCTTAGAGCATGCAGGCTTATTTGATGTACTAAAAGACAAATATATTTTGACTAAAAATGTTCGTCAATCGTTAGATTATGTGGCACGATCAGAGGTAAATGTCGGTTTTGTTTATGCCACGGATGCTAGCATTAGAAAAAATAAGGTTAAGGTCTTGTTAACTGTTGATTTGGCAGATCCTGTTTTTTATCCTGTCGCTTTGACTAAAACAGCTTCAGATAGTCAGCTGGCTAAAGATTTTCTTCATTATTTATTTTCTGAAAAAGCACAAGCGATTTTTCATGAATATGGATTTAGTTCGATTAAATAA
- a CDS encoding ArsA family ATPase: protein MSFLLDLFNRPIIFVGGKGGVGKTTSAACIAVRLSTEKKKTLIISTDPAHSLGDALDRPLSGEITSITPYLDAIELDTQKIVDMHFKQIEDNVRQYTNPDMFPKVQEFLKLSKQAPGAEEAAILEAICTYLVRFQDWGYDHIIFDTAPTGHTLRLLTLPEMMQAWTDGLIAQQQRQQKMREAASRLTSAAPVEQAKSLSSQRWLQAQEILLKRRQLFSQARDILHDAQRCAIVLVLIPEILPFEETKRAVSQLNQIHLPCAGLIINQVIDQNQADAFWQNRAKRQLQVLSMINEEFASLSKHFVALQDKDIRGLEALEALLA, encoded by the coding sequence ATGTCTTTTTTATTAGATTTATTTAATCGACCGATTATTTTTGTAGGTGGCAAGGGTGGTGTAGGCAAGACAACCAGTGCTGCTTGCATTGCGGTAAGATTATCGACAGAAAAAAAGAAAACTTTGATTATTTCCACGGACCCCGCTCATAGTCTGGGCGATGCATTGGATCGACCTTTAAGTGGCGAGATAACGTCTATTACGCCTTATTTAGATGCTATCGAATTAGATACACAAAAGATTGTCGATATGCATTTTAAGCAGATAGAGGATAATGTTCGTCAATACACTAATCCTGATATGTTTCCGAAAGTGCAGGAATTTTTGAAATTGTCCAAACAGGCCCCTGGAGCAGAAGAGGCCGCTATTTTGGAAGCAATTTGTACTTATTTGGTTCGTTTTCAAGATTGGGGATATGACCATATTATTTTTGATACGGCCCCGACAGGACATACTTTGCGTTTGTTGACTTTGCCTGAGATGATGCAAGCTTGGACAGATGGTTTAATCGCACAGCAACAACGTCAACAAAAAATGCGTGAAGCTGCGTCGCGTTTGACTTCAGCCGCACCTGTGGAACAAGCAAAATCACTCTCTAGCCAACGATGGTTACAAGCTCAAGAGATTTTGTTAAAGCGTCGTCAATTATTTTCACAGGCAAGAGATATTTTGCATGATGCACAACGATGTGCCATTGTATTGGTGTTAATTCCCGAAATACTGCCTTTTGAAGAAACTAAACGTGCAGTGTCTCAACTTAATCAAATACATCTGCCCTGTGCAGGACTGATTATTAATCAGGTGATTGATCAAAACCAAGCAGATGCGTTTTGGCAAAATCGTGCGAAACGACAGTTACAAGTGCTTTCCATGATTAATGAAGAGTTTGCCTCATTATCTAAACATTTCGTCGCATTACAAGACAAAGATATACGAGGTTTAGAGGCCTTGGAAGCTTTGTTGGCATAA
- a CDS encoding 2-hydroxyacid dehydrogenase, with amino-acid sequence MQTILTLTNLHPYLEAELPKHFRVLGASNLEERNRLIQERGADITGVIGAYNIPFDLKWLAHMPNLKVISSFGVGYDVYDLACLKAKNIALSNTPSVLNDTVADTAMALLLAASRGLIQADKWVREGVWQSGKVFPLMSDIHHKKVGIVGLGAIGQVIAKRLTGFDADIRYFSRTAKNVPYLFEPNLKKLAQWADVLIVITVGGPETKHLINKEILECLGENGVLINVARGSVVDENVLIDVLEQGKLGAAGLDVFANEPNVPSRLINLPNVVLSPHVGSATQECRLEMAKLTLNNLIQFFESGTLITPVV; translated from the coding sequence ATGCAGACAATTTTAACATTAACTAACTTACATCCTTATTTAGAAGCAGAACTACCTAAGCACTTTCGTGTATTAGGAGCGTCGAATTTGGAAGAAAGAAATAGACTTATTCAAGAACGAGGTGCTGATATTACAGGGGTGATTGGGGCGTACAATATTCCTTTTGATCTCAAATGGCTAGCACACATGCCTAACTTAAAAGTGATAAGTAGCTTTGGGGTGGGGTATGATGTTTATGATTTAGCTTGTTTAAAGGCTAAAAATATTGCTTTGTCTAATACACCAAGTGTATTGAATGATACGGTGGCCGATACAGCTATGGCCTTGCTTTTGGCCGCTTCTAGAGGATTGATTCAAGCAGATAAATGGGTCAGAGAAGGGGTATGGCAGTCTGGAAAAGTCTTTCCACTGATGTCAGATATTCATCATAAAAAAGTGGGTATTGTTGGGCTGGGGGCGATTGGCCAAGTGATTGCCAAACGTTTGACTGGATTTGATGCGGATATTCGCTATTTCTCTCGTACAGCTAAAAACGTGCCTTATTTGTTTGAACCTAATTTGAAAAAATTGGCCCAATGGGCTGATGTGCTGATAGTAATAACGGTAGGAGGCCCTGAAACCAAGCATCTTATCAATAAAGAGATTTTAGAATGCTTGGGAGAAAATGGGGTTTTGATCAATGTCGCTAGAGGTAGTGTGGTCGATGAAAATGTCCTAATTGACGTGCTAGAACAAGGTAAATTGGGGGCGGCGGGATTAGACGTTTTTGCCAATGAACCTAATGTACCCTCTAGACTGATAAATTTGCCTAATGTGGTCTTGTCACCGCATGTAGGAAGTGCCACTCAAGAATGTCGTTTAGAGATGGCAAAATTAACCTTAAATAATTTGATTCAGTTTTTTGAGTCAGGTACTTTGATCACACCTGTTGTGTAA
- a CDS encoding aspartate kinase, which yields MALIVHKYGGTSMGSIERIKNVAKRVAKWHRAGHQVVVVPSAMSGETNRLLGLANEISETPDPRELDMLASTGEQASSALLAIALQTIGIESKSFTGWQVPIKTDDAYTKARIRSIDADRIKRELNQGKVVVVTGFQGVDEDNNITTLGRGGSDTSAVAIAAAIKADECLIFTDVDGVYTTDPRIVPEAKRLNVISFEEMLEMASLGSKVLQIRSVEFAGKYHVPLRVLSSLTDPDLPIEVEKHSGTLITYEENSQMEAAVVSGIAFSRDEAKITLLAIPDKPGIAFGIIGPIADANIDIDMIIQNQSVNGTTDFSFTVSKADFNRAVQVIKEEVAPKIGAKDVFVEQQVCKVSIVGIGMKSHAGVASRMFATLANENINIEMVSTSEIKTSVLIEDKYMELAVRALHKAFELDKEPENTGIN from the coding sequence ATGGCATTAATCGTGCATAAATATGGTGGAACATCAATGGGTTCCATCGAACGCATCAAAAACGTTGCAAAAAGAGTCGCAAAATGGCATCGTGCGGGTCATCAAGTCGTTGTTGTTCCCTCTGCCATGTCGGGGGAAACGAATCGATTACTCGGTTTGGCCAATGAAATTTCCGAAACACCTGATCCTCGCGAACTAGATATGTTGGCATCTACTGGCGAACAAGCATCTAGTGCTTTATTAGCCATTGCATTACAAACCATTGGCATTGAATCTAAGAGTTTCACAGGCTGGCAAGTACCCATCAAAACAGACGATGCATACACCAAAGCTCGAATTCGTAGCATTGATGCCGATCGCATAAAACGAGAATTAAATCAGGGCAAAGTGGTCGTCGTAACTGGCTTCCAAGGTGTTGATGAAGACAACAATATCACGACATTAGGTCGTGGTGGTTCCGACACATCTGCGGTTGCGATCGCTGCTGCCATAAAAGCCGATGAATGCTTAATTTTTACCGATGTAGATGGTGTTTACACCACAGACCCACGTATTGTGCCAGAAGCCAAACGATTGAATGTTATTTCTTTTGAAGAAATGCTTGAAATGGCCTCCTTGGGCTCAAAAGTTCTCCAGATTCGTTCTGTTGAGTTTGCAGGAAAATACCACGTCCCGCTCAGAGTCCTTTCTTCTTTAACTGACCCAGACTTACCTATCGAAGTTGAAAAACACTCCGGTACATTGATTACATATGAGGAAAATTCACAAATGGAAGCAGCTGTTGTATCTGGCATTGCATTTAGCCGAGATGAAGCCAAAATCACTCTTTTAGCCATTCCTGACAAACCAGGCATCGCTTTTGGCATTATTGGACCCATTGCGGACGCAAATATCGATATCGATATGATCATCCAAAACCAATCTGTCAACGGCACGACGGACTTTTCTTTTACCGTTTCAAAGGCTGATTTCAACCGTGCGGTACAAGTCATCAAAGAAGAAGTGGCACCTAAAATTGGTGCAAAAGATGTTTTTGTTGAACAACAAGTGTGTAAAGTTTCCATCGTGGGCATTGGCATGAAATCACATGCTGGCGTTGCAAGTCGTATGTTTGCAACACTTGCCAATGAAAATATTAACATCGAAATGGTTAGTACATCTGAAATCAAAACCTCTGTTTTAATTGAAGATAAGTATATGGAACTTGCTGTTAGAGCACTTCATAAAGCATTTGAGTTAGATAAAGAACCAGAAAATACTGGTATAAATTAA